AGAGTAAGTAGCGTTACACGTCTCCACGTCTTGCTATAACCGTTTAAATAACATACGtcatttcattgttaacatctttcaaattttgtttcaaagctcttttcaaaatggctgctctagtgcaccgatagcataaggattattgcccacattgtcaaacaggtaacacagcaatatcgatccatgatgtggtaaggAACAAAATAGTGATTTAGGAGGAcaaatctcaaaccccagtgtactagagcagccattttgaaaagagcttttaaaCGAACTTACATGTAAAAAGGTCAGGATGTTAAGGAaaataaattacaggtacgttctttaaaacagttgtagcaacacgtggggatgtataacgctatatttttcagaactccGCTACTTACTCGTCCTTTTCTCCATCAATAGTTTAAAAAGAGTGAGAGTGACAATTAAATCAAATTAGAATATACAATTCATATTTATGACTGGTTACTTTAGGTCATTCTGAtctttgaaaatgtggtttcacgcaaaaaacaaaccaacactcAAATGATCCTTACCTGTCCAACCACAGTAGGCTTGAGTGGCAGTGATTTGTTAATCAAGTCTGGAGTGTTTGAGAGATCAATAAGAGGTCTATCTTCCATCTTTGTAACAGAGGGTTGAGCATCCACTTCAATGTCCACAAGCAAAGTCTATTGGTAAAGTTTTAGAATTACATTTCAACCTCCATAACATTTTACTTGGCTCATAGCAGAACAATGACATGTGGCATGTTACACCAGATCTTAAATTACAAGAATTACCACAGGCTTCCATTGTCATTTCATCACCAGACATGCAATATTTTAGTAGCGCCTCCTGTCTAATTCAGTAGACTCCCGTTAATCTGCGTTTCAACAATTCGTGTTCCGATAATCCATGCAGTTTAATGCAGTACATTATCAAGATGTGTTCGTGCAGAAATCATCAGATCTATGCGGAAGCGGGTATTCGCATGCTTTATTAGTGCGTaaatctgcatatatatatatatatatatatatatatatatatatatatatatatatatatacagtgccttgcgaaagtattcggcccccttgaactttgcgaccttttgccacatttcaggcttcaaacataaagatatgaaactgtaattttttgtgaagaatcaacaacaagtgggacacaatcatgaagtggaacgaaatttattggatatttcaaacttttttaacaaataaaaaactgaaaaattgggcgtgcaaaattattcagcccccttaagttaatactttgtagcgccaccttttgctgcgattacagctgtaagtcgcttggggtatgtctctatcagttttgcacatcgagagactgaaatttttgcccattcctccttgcaaaacagctcgagctcagtgaggttggatggagagcatttgtgaacagcagttttcagttctttccacagattctcgattggattcaggtctggactttgacttggccattctaacacctggatatgtttatttgtgaaccattccattgtagattttgctttatgttttggatcattgtcttgttggaagacaaatctccgtcccagtctcaggtcttttgcagactccatcaggttttcttccagaatggtcctgtatttggctccatccatcttcccatcaattttaaccatcttccctgtccctgctgaagaaaagcaggcccaaaccatgatgctgccaccaccatgtttgacagtggggatggtgtgttcagggtgatgagctgtgttgcttttacgccaaacataacgttttgcattgttgccaaaaagttcgattttggtttcatctgaccagagcaccttcttccacatgtttggtgtgtctcccaggtggcttgtggcaaactgtaaacaacactttttatggatatctttaagaaatggctttcttcttgccactcttccataaaggccagatttgtgcagtatacgactaattgttgtcctatggacagagtctcccacctcagctgtagatctctgcagttcatccagagtgatcatgggcctcttggctgcatctctgatcagtcttctccttgtatgagctgaaagtttagagggacggccaggtcttggtagatttgcagtggtctgatactccttccatttcaatattatcgcttgcacagtgctccttgggatgtttaaagcttgggaaatctttttgtatccaaatccggctttaaacttctccacaacagtatctcggacctgcctggtgtgttccttgttcttcatgatgctctctgcgctttaaacggacctctgagactatcacagtgcaggtgcatttatacggagacttgattacacacaggtggattctacttatcatcattagtcatttaggtcaacattggatcattcagagatcctcactgaacttctggagagagtttgctgcactgaaagtaaaggggctgaataattttgcacgcccaatttttcagttttttatttgttaaaaaagtttgaaatatccaataaatttcgttccacttcatgattgtgtcccacttgttgttgattcttcacaaaaaattacagtttcatatctttatgtttgaagcctgaaatgtggcaaaaggtcgcaaagttcaagggggccgaatactttcgcaaggcactgtatatgaggAAGCAGACGgtcatcatttaaataaaattacattgaGTTCAGTATAGTGCAAGCCAATGGACAGGATTGTATTAtagttactgaaaccagtgacaagcaAGCAGAAAGCAGACTTGACAGCctgaatatgaagagcagttatGACAATTAAAGACTCAgagcaagatcagtgactttttttttttaaaccagctctctgcctctgaacaacggcaattatgtacagtatatattttgaccattgttgggacattatattgtatttgtattactgCATTTTTCAAGTTCTCAATTAATAGCACAGGGATTTCCCAAAAAGTAAGATCAATTTCGGCTAATCCATGTTCTTCACAAATTCGGGTTCAAAATCGGTCCCAATCTGCACAGATTAACAGGGGTCTACTGTATCTATAAAATTTGAAAGAGTACTCAACTTTGTCTCAGAAAGCCATGTACCTACCTCTTTTTCAGCAGAACTCACAGGTTCCGTTTCTGTTAAAGCATCACAAGGTTTTGCAGGGCTTACAACTGTCTGGTATTTTAAAGTGTCTTGGTGTAGTTCTGCCTTCGGCTTCTCTGGTGAAAAATCTAGAGAACATGGGACCATCTGTAGTGGAGGAGACTGTTCTCTGGTTAAAGAATCATACTGGCACCTGTCTTGTGGCTTTACTTCATTTATCTGTAGGGGACTGCAAATAAAAAGCTTCATTTTAGGagcatttaaatatgtatgaacATGTATTTCGCCACATTACTGCAAGTATTATTAAGGAATCATTTTTATCCATAAATTAGTCCAAACTATCTTGAATAGACATCAATTACATTCAGTCTTGCATCAGaccatttctttaaaatgtatttttttttttttttatataaacaaaactgGGGGGTTGACACAGTAACCGTTTACTTGCTCACCTTGCTGAAAAATTTCTGTCAGATAAAAGGACTTTGGCACTCTCAGATGCTCGAGATGAAGACACCAGTGTCCTTGGTAGAGTTCTGGGGGTCATTACTGGAATTCCAGAGAAACGTCTGCTCACTGGTGTAGGCAAGGCAGAGGAACGGCGTACACTGGATGTCACAGAGACAGATCGAGCTCCAAGAATGGGGGTATGTTTAGGAGTATGTGCAACTTCAGCAGAAAGATCAGTAGTGGTACTTGCCCGAGTGCTActaggagaaaaataaaaaaaataatctaagcTAAGTGTCTGACAAAAGCATTGGctttacattaaaagtatgtAAACATTTActagaactaattaaaaaatgtattcattgattgaaaaccactgCACAGTAACAAAGCTGAGGTAAGATCCATTTAacagcctgaaacatttccaaagaaaagtttgagaacccctgatttAGAAGACAGAGCACTAGCACACCCATGTTGAAAAGAGTTTTGGAAACAGACgttaaaatgtgtgtaaaaagttgtcatgttaataaagaaattacaggtacactatttaaacagttgtaacaacacgtggggatgtagaACGCTACGTTTcgtggaaccccgctacttgctctttaaaagaAAGGACTTAGAAGCATCAGGCAGTGCATGAACGAACTGTACAtagacctcactgcaaaccaTTTTAAGAAAATTCATAACAAtaagccaagaaatatgaacaggaatctgaagcattcaacAAAATTATCTTTGAGACAAAAAtataactcccccccccccccacccccccaaatgGGTCATAGTATGTTTGGATAAAAaaggggaaagccttcaatgatgAAATCCTTGCACCTAcggttaaacatggaggtggctcaatcatgatatgggggttttagcagttcagggactggagagaTTGATAGGCTTGAAGAGCGAATGCTGCAGCCTTGTATCTACATactacaatgataccatctgcttgtaGGACAATTGGCACACAGTTTATCTTCTAAcccgacaacgacccaaagcatacgtctgtcaactctggaattcttgaagaaaactaaagttttggaatggccttcataaatcaccagatctcaatccaatagaaatgatTTGgacagatctaaaaaaaaaagctgtagccaagcattgtatccaatctgtctgagctgaagaaaatatgcaagacagaatggacTCGGATATTAAAGTTACTGGCTAATGTTCAATAAAtgattgtatttaacatgttttcttgaatttgCTTACtgcgtagggtgccaatactctTGTCTGCAACTGTACATGCCCAACTAACGTATGTACCACCACGTTTATATAGgctacatttcaaataaaacttggTGGCATTGTGCCTCACATTTTAGTAACCATCCTGGTACCTAGTACCAGtaccacaaagaaaaaaaaaaaagtgaaattacCTTCCAGTATTACTGCATGACATTAGCCTCTTGGGTTGCATAATCCGAGGTGCTTCAGGTGAAGGTACTAAGGAAATGAAATCAAGGCTTATAGGAGTCTCACAGCACCTCATTTTTAAACTGTTAATCatattaaaataatgcatttacttCACAATTAATAGAAAGCCAATGGTTCTTACCCCCGGAGTACCTTGGACCTTTCAGGTGACCAGTTGGTGTAGGTGCAATGAATGCCTTTGGTTTTGGGAATACTGGTACACTTCCCTTGATGTCacttgtagttttattttgttgagCTGAACTCTGCACATTTAACACTGAACTTGGTTGTTCCTTGTTGTCTGGACTGTGTGGTTGAAGTGTTGCTGCAGATCCCAGTCGTCTGGCAGGACTAGGGAGTTTACTACTAGCACTTGCAGATTTGACTAGCTTAGATGCAACAGTTGGAACTTTTTTTACTTGAGATGTGTGTAAACGTCCACCAGCTACAGGTGGTAGAAGTCTTTTCCCACTGGAAGATGCCTGTATCTTTGTTTTGCTCAAGGAATTATTTACCAATATGTTTGTTTTACCTGTAGaagaaataaatgtgaaaaaagtcCAACTAACACCAGCAAAAATTTATTTTCAGTTAAATTCCACAGAAGACAGATTACTAAACCAGTTTCTTTTATCTAGGTCAACTATAAAATCATTTACAATGTGTGCAAATCCTAAGAGCCAAGCTTGTATAAAAGTGGCATGTATACATAGGATATGCATTTGTTTCATACTGTATTACCCCGTTTTCTTGAAATGTCCTACATACTTCAACAATACATGACAAACTCTTGAGATGAAAattaaatcaattacaaaattattattatcatttatttcttagcagactcccttatccagggtgacttacaattcttacaagatatcacaatgcACCCTTCTATGATTTCCTGATAAATTGTTATTTACTGATTACACTACACTtacttaaatgtaattatatatatatatatatatatatatatatatatatataaaacctacaGTAATGCATAGACCTGCAGGGGACATATATGTTTAAAATTAAGCTTATATTTTGCTTAATATTGtagactttaaaaaagaaaaaaaagtgcagtgtttgaacataatattttaaaaggcAAGATAACTTCAGTAGTTTGTATTTgtgaattcacaaaaaaaaaaaagacatggtgTTTTGTAATTCAGTCAGTTATTTGAAACAGTATTAAACTGTTTTCCAAGGGGAAAAACAGTGCATTTTAACTAGCTGCAAAAAATTAATAACCATATAAATAGGTATGgggtttaatttaggtttaagaTGAATATTACAAATGCTAGTAACTagaaaacattgttttataaatgCATGTAATATGAAGTACACAAGTGGAGAGATAAACTTATTTATGGATCAATATGTGCACTTCAGTAACATATACTTGTAACTTTATACAGATAGAAACATGTACTCCTGCATGGTGTCCTTTAAGACTCAGAAGTCGTAGCTAACTAGCAATTCAGGTTTGTTGGTGGCCAAATAAGGGCTGTGTTAACTATAAAATGCAAAAGGAAATCACAATGCACTTCTGCCATAGAGATAGGATGTCTTTGGTCACGCACTTTAGTTCAGGGGCTGTGTCAATGCACAGTCTCAGGCCGGCAAAGAGCACTGTTCAACTGTTAACGGGGGGCTCAAATGCAGCGGAGGTCTGTTTAGTGCAAACAAACTATATGACACTTAGAAAGTTCTTAAAACCGTTACTAACTATTAAAACACACAATGGTGCtaattttagaaatactaaaatgacAAATTCTGAAAGAACAGGGAAGTTGGTCTTACCTTTTCCAGTAGGAGACACAGAAATACTGGAATTCATGCTTGAATTCATACTTGAtaaagaggaggaggatgatgatgtgTTTCTTCTAGTAGCACCCCCAACACCTCTGTGCTGGACAGCAGGTTTTGTTCCATACGACCTTCGAAGACCAATCTGGAGCAGAACGACAGTAGTTTAGAATTTAAGTTACAAAACTATCTTCTCCAGTACAATCTTAAATTGCCTAATGCATACATAGTGTGGtgtattactgtacagtacatcctTTTTTTCATTCTGTGTAGCAAGAACCACTAGCCCAGACTAAACAAGATGACAGACATGAAAACAACAATTCCGAAATTACATGTCGGCAGTGAAAAATGCATATCTGGATTTCAAACCAACCACATGTGAGCCTTCATTATAGGATAATTCATTTTACTAAAAATACTAACCTTATTGGAAACTGGAACAGTTCTTTTTCCCAGGATGCTACCGTTTAGGGACGACTCACTTATATCTGAAGCAACGCTTGCATTATCAGATTGCAAATCCTCGGATGAACATGCACTACTGTTATGCCGCCTTCTTGAAGGACTAGATTTAATTCCGGGTTTtggctttaaaataaacaaagtaaagtGTTCATCTAAATACGATAGAAATAGACTGCATATTTTTGCATGCCTAAAATTCTAATGCATCTATGAAAGAATGTTAGCACACATACCAGAACAAACCATATTCCATGATACTGTGTTGTTCAAGTACTTTCTTTACAACATTGCTACAAAGAATCATTGCATAACTCTTTACCACTACATTTATGGATATTTCTGAAATCAATTGCATACCTTTTCTGCTGCCACACATCTGCTTTTTCCAgcttgttcagttgcttttgaaGACACTGCTTTGCTTAAGGGAATTCGCTTTAGATAAGATAGTGTAGCTTCTTTCTTGTACACATTTGCTGAACTACCTGTGCTCTTTTTCTGCTGTTGAGTCTTACAAACGTTAGCAGGACTGGATGGACTAGCACTTGTTTTTGAAGGACTTGCAGCCGTGTTGGAGGATATGAGACATTGTTGTATGGCTGGGGGGAGCTGTTTTAAAGGACTATCCCAAACACAAAATGTTTCCCTTTTAATCGGGCTTATGACATGCTCTTTTGATTTATGAAGAATATTAAGTTTAGCTTTAGAGTCCTCAACAAACTTTTCAACAACTTCATTTTTATCAGTTCTCTTTTCAGGCTGTACAACACTGCCACTTTTTTCAAACTGCCTTGCCAGCAAATGTGCTTCTTTAAAAATTTCAACAAACTTATCCCCACTTATAGGGCTCCAACTTCCTGTAGGGATGTTTTCAGACTTGCTTTCAGTCATGTTAgcttgtttttcaattccaactgAAACACATTTCTCTTTATGCCGAACAGGCCCCACAAACACTTCATCATCCTCATCTTCATCCTTTACACtgatgataaaaataaaataggtaCACCAGTTAAAAACATTATCCATTTAGTTTTACAGGTTAAAGATGTAAATAAGTAATACTTTATCAAGCCAGTGAATGTTCATATAGTCATCCACATGTCTGTCTGGTCTTTTTCCACAAGTTTCTAAGTGGGTCAGAATTACTATCATAGAAGATGACTTGTCAGTTCCCTACACCTCGCGGGAAAATAGTTTATTA
The sequence above is a segment of the Acipenser ruthenus chromosome 7, fAciRut3.2 maternal haplotype, whole genome shotgun sequence genome. Coding sequences within it:
- the gtse1 gene encoding G2 and S phase-expressed protein 1 isoform X1, with product MDSLDNDGCVLLTEEKFDFDLTLSPASVKDEDEDDEVFVGPVRHKEKCVSVGIEKQANMTESKSENIPTGSWSPISGDKFVEIFKEAHLLARQFEKSGSVVQPEKRTDKNEVVEKFVEDSKAKLNILHKSKEHVISPIKRETFCVWDSPLKQLPPAIQQCLISSNTAASPSKTSASPSSPANVCKTQQQKKSTGSSANVYKKEATLSYLKRIPLSKAVSSKATEQAGKSRCVAAEKPKPGIKSSPSRRRHNSSACSSEDLQSDNASVASDISESSLNGSILGKRTVPVSNKIGLRRSYGTKPAVQHRGVGGATRRNTSSSSSSLSSMNSSMNSSISVSPTGKGKTNILVNNSLSKTKIQASSSGKRLLPPVAGGRLHTSQVKKVPTVASKLVKSASASSKLPSPARRLGSAATLQPHSPDNKEQPSSVLNVQSSAQQNKTTSDIKGSVPVFPKPKAFIAPTPTGHLKGPRYSGVPSPEAPRIMQPKRLMSCSNTGSSTRASTTTDLSAEVAHTPKHTPILGARSVSVTSSVRRSSALPTPVSRRFSGIPVMTPRTLPRTLVSSSRASESAKVLLSDRNFSASPLQINEVKPQDRCQYDSLTREQSPPLQMVPCSLDFSPEKPKAELHQDTLKYQTVVSPAKPCDALTETEPVSSAEKETLLVDIEVDAQPSVTKMEDRPLIDLSNTPDLINKSLPLKPTVVGQLIDLSSPLIKFCPVARKENEESPLIKFTF
- the gtse1 gene encoding G2 and S phase-expressed protein 1 isoform X3; translation: MDSLDNDGCVLLTEEKFDFDLTLSPASVKDEDEDDEVFVGPVRHKEKCVSVGIEKQANMTESKSENIPTGSWSPISGDKFVEIFKEAHLLARQFEKSGSVVQPEKRTDKNEVVEKFVEDSKAKLNILHKSKEHVISPIKRETFCVWDSPLKQLPPAIQQCLISSNTAASPSKTSASPSSPANVCKTQQQKKSTGSSANVYKKEATLSYLKRIPLSKAVSSKATEQAGKSRCVAAEKIGLRRSYGTKPAVQHRGVGGATRRNTSSSSSSLSSMNSSMNSSISVSPTGKGKTNILVNNSLSKTKIQASSSGKRLLPPVAGGRLHTSQVKKVPTVASKLVKSASASSKLPSPARRLGSAATLQPHSPDNKEQPSSVLNVQSSAQQNKTTSDIKGSVPVFPKPKAFIAPTPTGHLKGPRYSGVPSPEAPRIMQPKRLMSCSNTGSSTRASTTTDLSAEVAHTPKHTPILGARSVSVTSSVRRSSALPTPVSRRFSGIPVMTPRTLPRTLVSSSRASESAKVLLSDRNFSASPLQINEVKPQDRCQYDSLTREQSPPLQMVPCSLDFSPEKPKAELHQDTLKYQTVVSPAKPCDALTETEPVSSAEKETLLVDIEVDAQPSVTKMEDRPLIDLSNTPDLINKSLPLKPTVVGQLIDLSSPLIKFCPVARKENEESPLIKFTF
- the gtse1 gene encoding G2 and S phase-expressed protein 1 isoform X2 — its product is MDSLDNDGCVLLTEEKFDFDLTLSPASVKDEDEDDEVFVGPVRHKEKCVSVGIEKQANMTESKSENIPTGSWSPISGDKFVEIFKEAHLLARQFEKSGSVVQPEKRTDKNEVVEKFVEDSKAKLNILHKSKEHVISPIKRETFCVWDSPLKQLPPAIQQCLISSNTAASPSKTSASPSSPANVCKTQQQKKSTGSSANVYKKEATLSYLKRIPLSKAVSSKATEQAGKSRCVAAEKPKPGIKSSPSRRRHNSSACSSEDLQSDNASVASDISESSLNGSILGKRTVPVSNKIGLRRSYGTKPAVQHRGVGGATRRNTSSSSSSLSSMNSSMNSSISVSPTGKGKTNILVNNSLSKTKIQASSSGKRLLPPVAGGRLHTSQVKKVPTVASKLVKSASASSKLPSPARRLGSAATLQPHSPDNKEQPSSVLNVQSSAQQNKTTSDIKGSVPVFPKPKAFIAPTPTGHLKGPRYSGVPSPEAPRIMQPKRLMSCSNTGSTRASTTTDLSAEVAHTPKHTPILGARSVSVTSSVRRSSALPTPVSRRFSGIPVMTPRTLPRTLVSSSRASESAKVLLSDRNFSASPLQINEVKPQDRCQYDSLTREQSPPLQMVPCSLDFSPEKPKAELHQDTLKYQTVVSPAKPCDALTETEPVSSAEKETLLVDIEVDAQPSVTKMEDRPLIDLSNTPDLINKSLPLKPTVVGQLIDLSSPLIKFCPVARKENEESPLIKFTF